A single Anatilimnocola floriformis DNA region contains:
- a CDS encoding DUF58 domain-containing protein yields MELFGSDFMSKLEYLSLVSRRVFRGSLLAQRRTMQFGSGIEFADYREYVAGDDLRYLDWNVYARHGDFLLKRFQEEQDLHVYFLLDCSRSMGFGEPAKFDLARQLTAALAYIALADLDRIAVVAFTDRIVGNFALTRGKAQILALLDFLENLEVQGTETDPAAAIREFLRRKQRNGLAVVVSDLFAPAGYEMGFDQLRHRRYEPHVIQLHDLKEANPDFLGDVELFDVENDSTRKVTVTEKNLVAYKKLFVEHQASVARYCNTYGMGCTQATTAIPFDQLILQMMRAAGAIS; encoded by the coding sequence GTGGAATTGTTCGGTTCCGACTTCATGAGCAAGCTGGAGTACTTGTCGCTGGTATCGCGACGAGTCTTTCGTGGCTCGTTGCTCGCGCAGCGGCGGACCATGCAGTTTGGTTCCGGCATCGAATTCGCCGACTATCGCGAGTATGTGGCCGGCGACGACCTCCGCTATCTCGATTGGAATGTCTACGCCCGCCACGGCGACTTCCTGCTGAAGCGGTTTCAGGAAGAGCAGGATCTGCACGTTTATTTTCTGCTCGATTGCTCGCGGAGCATGGGCTTCGGCGAGCCAGCCAAGTTCGACCTGGCCCGGCAACTGACGGCAGCGCTGGCTTATATCGCGCTGGCCGATCTCGACCGAATTGCAGTCGTGGCGTTTACCGATCGCATCGTCGGCAACTTTGCGCTCACGCGCGGCAAGGCCCAGATTCTGGCGCTGCTCGATTTTCTCGAGAACCTCGAAGTGCAGGGGACCGAGACCGATCCCGCGGCGGCCATTCGGGAGTTTCTGCGCCGCAAACAGCGCAACGGCCTGGCTGTGGTGGTCAGCGATCTGTTTGCGCCGGCCGGCTATGAGATGGGCTTCGATCAGTTGCGGCATCGTCGCTACGAACCGCATGTCATTCAACTGCATGATCTCAAAGAGGCGAATCCGGACTTTCTCGGCGATGTCGAATTGTTTGACGTCGAAAACGATTCGACGCGCAAGGTGACGGTCACCGAGAAGAATCTGGTGGCTTATAAGAAATTATTCGTCGAGCACCAGGCCAGCGTCGCTCGCTACTGCAATACGTATGGCATGGGTTGCACGCAAGCGACCACGGCGATTCCATTCGATCAACTCATTTTGCAGATGATGCGGGCTGCGGGAGCGATCAGCTGA